The following is a genomic window from Amycolatopsis cihanbeyliensis.
CTGGGACCGGTACTCGGTCGGCTCCCCGGCCCGGGCCAAGCTGTCCTGCTCAAGCCACTGCGGCTGGGGTTGCGGTTCGACGGGCCCGATGAACCGGGTGCGCTCCTCGGCGGGCACACCCGGCAGCGCCTCCGGGTCCGGCCCCGGGTCCTCCCCGGAGTATCCGCCCGCGGGCGCGTGCCGCACCAGGGTCGGCTCCGGATCCTGGCGAAGCGGGCCCGGCTCGGACCGCGACGCCGGGGCCAGCCTGCGCTCGAGCTTCGCGATCCGCGACCGCGCGGGCCGGACCAGTAGCAGCCAGGTGAGCAGGGCGCCGAGCACGAAGGCCGCCAGACTCCACAACCAAACCTGTCCGAAGATGGACATCTACGCGGTGTCTCCTTCCTGGCCCGCGGGTACTGCCGCCGCGCCGAGCGAACCGGGACGCTCAGCGGATCCGGGCGACGAGGTAGTCGGCAACCGACTCGCAGGCGTCCCGGGCGGGTGAGGCAGGAAGCGCCTCGAGCTCCGCTCGCGCGCGCCGAGCGTAGTCGGAAAGGGTGACCCGTGCGCGCTCGAGTCCGCTGGAGGAACGCAACAGCCCGAGCGCCTCCTCGACCAGCGCGTCCTCGGTCAGCGGCTCCCCGAGCAGCTCGGCCAACCTGGGCTCGGTGTCACCGTCGGCCAGCGCGTAGAGCATCGGCAGGGTGCGTACCCCCTCGCGCAGGTCGGTGCCCTGCGACTTGCCCAGCTCGGCCGAGGGCGAGGCGATGTCGATGACGTCGTCGGAGATCTGGAAAGCGGTTCCGACGAGCTGGCCGTACCGGCACAGCGCCTCGACGTACTCGGGGCGGGCACCGGAGAGCATGCCGCCGAACCGGCCCGCGGTGGCGATCAGCGAGCCGGTCTTCTGCCCGATGACGCTGAGGTAGTGCTCCACCGGATCCTCGGCACCCACCGGCCCGACGGTTTCGCGCATCTGGCCCGTCACCAGCTCGCTGAAGGTCTCGGCGATGATCCGGGCGGCGTCCGTGCCGAGGTCGGCCACCAGCCTGGACGCGTTGGCGAAGAGGAAGTCCCCGGTCAGGATCGCGATCGTGTTGTCCCAGCGGGCGTTCACGCTCTCCGCCCCGCGCCGCATGGTGGCCTCGTCCATCACGTCGTCGTGGTACAGCGTGGCCAGGTGCACCAGCTCCACCGCGGCCGCCGCGGTGACCACGGCGTCCCTTCCCGTCTCGCCGAACTGGGACGCGAGCAGGGTGAACAGCGGGCGGAAACGTTTGCCCCCTGCCTCGACCAGGTGCGACGCGGCCTCGGCCACCGCCTGCACGTCGCTGCGCACAACCTGGCGCAGCACCGTCTCGACCTCGTTCAGGCCGCCGGCCAGGTCGCTCAGCAGAGCCGGGTCGGCGATGCGCAAGCCGACCGCGGCGCGCAGCTCCTCCAGGGCGCCATCGGGCAATGACACGTCGGCTCCGCCTCTCGGCACTGGGGGTCACAGTCTCCGAAGAGCCTAATGGCACCTCCGAGCCCCCGGTTACCCGCAGGTCCACGCACCGTGGTGACGCATACCACGGGTCAGCGGGCGTGCTCGGCGAGCATGTGCGCGACTACCGCGTGCGCCTTGTCCGCTTCTCGCTCGGGCAAGGCCGGCTCGCTCAGCGTCTGAACGCCACGCTCCCCGAGAACGGTGACGCCGAAGGAGACGGTACCCGCCCGCCGGAGATCGCCATGCGGCGAAACACACAGGTGGTAAGAGCTTCCCGCCCGGGTACGAAAGGTCACCGCCGGCCTGCCCCCGAGCGTCGTTTCCGCGCGGTCCCGGAACCGCTCGGCGGGGGTGCCGCATTCCGCGGGCGAACTGTCCAGCACGCCGAAGCCGGCATCGAGCTGGACCCGGTGCCCGGCCTGCACGAAATGGCAGATCCCACGGTGCACGACCGGCTTCAGGGACGTGCCGTGTAGCCGCCGTACCGCCCCGGCGAAGGCGGCACACGCCACGTTCGGGTCAGCGCTGCCGAGGGCGAGCAGGCGGTCCACCTTTTCCGGAACCCGCACCGGCCGGGCGGGTTCGCACTCCTCGGCCGCGCCGGGCTCGTCGAGATGCACGCAGGCGCCGAGCGCTCCGGTGTCGTTCTCCTCCGGGGCGAACAGGAAACCGTCCATACCCGGGATGGCGATCAGCCTGCGCATCCCGTCCTCGGCCACCCCGCGCAGCCGCGCACAGTGGTCCTCCTGCTCGGGACCGAAGCTGACGTGCCGGTACTCGAACTCGACCACGATGCGGAAACTGAGCGGGGCGGCCATGCTGCATCCCATCGGGAGATGGGACAGCTGGTGCCGGAGCTGGTACGCCCGCTTACCGGCCAGCTCGATCGGCAGCGCCGACCACCGCTTCCGCGGCGGCCACTCGCCTACCTTGACCTCGACCGTCTCGTTGTCCCCACCCGTGACCGAGCAGGCGCGCCGCCCCGGTTCCGACTTTCCCTTCCCGAGCAACGCGCAGGTGTCCAGCGCCCCGAGCGCGGCACCCAACGCGGCGGCGTTCCGGTCCTTGGGCCGCTCGGGTGCTGATCGTTCAGGCTGCCCGGACTGAACCGCCTCGACAGGCGTTCCCTCGTCACTACAGGCCGTGTGCACCAGCAGACCCAGGCAGCAGGCCAGCAACCACCCCGCACGCTTCGTCACCGCGTTTCTCCCCGCTCCCCAGAGCTCTTGATGCTGCATTCCAGCGACAGATTCTAGGTTTTTGCCAGCAGCGAGTCATTACTTACGGCAATATTCAATCCACACAATGTTACTTTGCGTGCGGGCTGGATTCCGCTGTCAGCGGGTGCGGCAGATCCTGGTGAAGCGGGTCGACTGGCTCGGAACCCGTGCTAACGTCGGACCGTCGAACCACGCAGCGTAGGCATCTGACGACACCGCAGGTTCGGTCGGAATGGGTTTCGGGGAGGGACCGTGACGGCGAGGAAGGCACGCGCGTCTCGTTATGCAGCGGGGGTGACCGGTGGCTGAGCAACCAGACGGAAGCGACACCACTAGCACCATCGGCTGGCTAGCCTCCGGGGTAGCCGCGGGCGTCGGCACGGCCACAACGGGCGGTGGCGCGGCCGGCGGCCCCGGCTTCGAGTACAGCCTTGACCAGCTCCGCACCCTCAAGGCCAAGTGGGAAGACCTGGCGGAAGCGTTCCGGGCGGATCAGGATCACGCCATCAACATCGCGGAGGCCGAAGGTCCGGGTGCGGAGTTCGCCAGCGAGGAGAACGCGACAATGGTCCGGAACACCGGGATGGCCCTGCTGGGCACCCTGAAGGAACGAGAGGACTACTGCTGGGCTCAGGCCGAGAAGTTCGAAGCCGCTATGGGCCAGTACGCCGCCAACGAGGACGACACCGCGGCCGAGATCAACAAGAAGGGTGGCTCGTTCCTCTGATGCGTCGCGCGACATCACTGCTCGTCACCTTGACCCTAGGAGCCATACTGGCCAGCTGCTCGGACCAGGGGGCGGGCACTCCGACCATCGCACCGACCGCTACCAGTCAGGTGTCATCCGGCACATCGGCGACGACCGGCGCACCCGCCAACGGAGCACCCAAGGTCGAGGTCCCGCTGGACATCTCCCGCTTCCAGCAAGCGCCGTGCGAGGTGCTCACGTCCGAGCAGGTCACCATGATCTTCAACGCAGAGGTGAGCCCGACATCCGACGTCAACGGCCCGTCGGGCCCCGCTTGCAGCTGGAGCGCGGGTCTCCCTACCCGTGCGAGCGTTTCCGTGATTTTCCCGAAGGTCTACGAGGGACTTGGCGCGATCTACGGCAACAAGAACAACTCCGCCTACTTCCAACCACTCGACCCGATCCAAGGATATCCGGTGGTTGCTTCCAACAAGCTGGTTGACGACCGAAACGCCGGTGCATGCAGGCTCAACGTAGGCACCAGCGATACCACGACGGCCAACGTCAACATCCAGCTGTCCGAGGACAAAGTCGGGAAGAAGGACCCGTGCCAGGCGGCGCATGATATCGCCACGATGGTGATCAGCACGATCAAGGGGGCGCAGTGATGGCGGGCAAGCTCTCGGCCGCCGAGATCTACCGGCAGATCAACGGCGGGCCTGGTCCGGAGGCGCTGTCCGTCGCGCAGCAGTCCGCCGCGGAGTTGAAGGTTCGGCTGCAAGACCGTAGGGACCAGGTGGCCGACCTGGGATTGGAAGTGCAGGAAGGCTGGAAGGGCGAGGCCGGTTCCGCCGCGGCGAACGCCGCCGCGCCGTTGGCCGATGCCAGTCAGCAGGATTCCGCTCGTGTCGGTGTCGCCGACAACGCGGTGGCCAACCAGATCGAGTCGTTCCGGCGGGCGCAGAACAGCGTGGTGCCGGTTTCGGACAAGCCACCGGAGATGACCGCGACCGGGTTGTTCGACTCGATGTCGATCGGGGACATGGGCAGGTACGCCGCCGAGGTCGGGCAGTGGCAGGCCGAGAGTGAGGCCAACGTGCAGGCGTTCACCGCCTACCATCAGGCCAGCACCAGCAACGGGCAGACGATGCCCTCCGCGTTCGCACCGCTGACCGACGCGGGCGCGCCGATCTCGATGGCCGACGGCAGCGGCGGCGCCAAGGACGCCGGCGGGCCGGGTGGTTCCAAGGTCACTCCGCCGCCAGTGGTCGGTGGCTCGGTCGGCGCGTCCGGCGGCCGACCGGGGGTCGAAAGCGGTGGTGGCGGGGGCTACCGGCCACCACCCGGACCCGAGGGAACGGGCGGCACGGGCGATCGGTCCGGTTCGACGCCCGGCCCGCAGCGCGTACCGGCCGCCCAGTACACCGGCCCCGGCACTGATAGCACCACGACGTCCTCCTGGAACCCTTCCTCAACGTCCGAGACCACCCCACGGCAGGGCGGCCAGCAGTTCGGGCCGGGTGGCAGACCGTTCGGTGGAACGAGCACCGGTACCGGACCGGGCGGCGGTGGGTCCGGTTTCGGGCCGATCGGCACTGGTTCGGGCGGCGGCAGCGGCTTCGGGCCCGGTACCGGCGGGCATCGCGGCGGCGGGGGCGTCGGCTCCGGCCCGGGTGGCGCCGGTCGGACCGGCGGTGGGCCCGGGGCGGGGCGGTTCTCCGGCGCCCTACCCGGTGAAGGCGGCGCGGCTCGGGGCGGCACCGGCGTACCGGGCTCGACGGGAACGACCGGGCGAGCGGGAGCCGCCGGGATGCCGATGGGCGCGGGGGCCGGACGTGGCCAGGGTGGCGAGGACAAGGAACGTCAGCGGCCCGACTACCTGAAGGACCCCGATCCGGACGACACGTTCGGCGGCTTCGATGGCAAGACCACACCCCCGGTCATCGGGGAGACCAGGAAAGACCACAACTAGCGGCAGGCGCGGGGAGGGGAGGCACCGTGGCCGTGCGCCACCTGCTGGAACTGTCGCTGGACACCGTGCTCACCGCGATGGCCCGTGCGGGCTGCGGCCGGCCGCACGTGGTCTTCGCGGGCGGCGCGCACTACATCTCGCCGGAGGCCAAGGGTGAGGTCGAGGCGGAGGCGCTGGATGAACTCGACGCTCTCGGCGTCATCCGGGGCACGGAGCTGACCGAGGACTTCGCGGACACCTTGCACCTGCTGGACCGGCCGGACACCGAGTACTACGCCTTCCTCCGCACCGGCGATGTGCAGTACACGGCGCTGGTCGCTGCCCGGGGCCGCGCGGCGGTCGTCGCGGCGCACCGGGACGGCAGGGTCTGGCTCGCCCCGGCCGAGGACAACGACCTGACCACCACGCTGGCCGCGCAACTTCCGGAGTTCCCGCCGGCGGATTTCACCCCGTTCTCGGTCCGCCAGGAGGAGTTCACCCGCCTGGAGCACGCGGACGCCTACGAGCGCAGCCGCGACGCGAGCACGATGGCGGCGCTACTGGAGCCACCGCACTACGGGCTCGGTTACCTGCATGTCGCCAGGCACGCGGGCGGTAAGCGCGAGGAGGCGGAGAGCACGCTGTCCTATCTGGATGCCGAGGCAGGCCGGATCGGCATCGAGCTCAGCGGGCCGCCCGGCAATCGGTACCTCAACCTGTTTCCCGGCGACGCGGGCCGTCTGGCGGGCAAGGTCGCTTCGGTTCGTGCCCGCCTGTACTGATCAGGCCCGGCGCAAGGCGGACAGCAGGGCCGCCGAAGCCCGGCTGGTCAGGAGCAGCGTCCCGGCCTCAGGGGCCTTCGAGTCCCGGATCGCCGTCCGGTCGGCGGTGACGGCCAGCTCGACACAGTTGGACTCAGTACCGCTGTAGCTGGACTTGCGCCACGTCACGCCGATGAGGTCCCGCACGGCAGTCCGTCCTTCCACCCAGGTCAGTCGTAGCTTTCTGCTATCGACTCAACCATACGTACCGACTGCATAGGATCCAAGGCGACCGCGTTCAGGCTTGCCGTCGCTTCGACATAGGGATCGACATCGGCCTTCTGATGCAGGAACAAGCCCGAGCGACGGTGCTCCAGATGTACCACAGGTCGCGCGTCGTAAAACTCCAACAGCACATAGGCTCCATTGACACCCGAATGGCCACCCACGTCGAAGGGAATCACGCGAAGTTCGACCGTGGCCCGTTCCGCCATCGTCACCAGGTGCCGCAGTTGGTCCGCCATCACCCGCGAGCCGCCGATCCGCCGCCGGAGCGCGGCCTCGTCCACGAAGGCCACCAGGCTTGGCGGCTTGCGGCGGTCCAATACTTTCTGCCGCTCCGCCCGCAGATCTACCCGTGCCTGAATATCCGCGGGTGCGACACCACCTGAATGCATCAACGACCGCACGTAGGACGGAGTTTGCAAGAGGCCCGGAACCAGAATCGAGGCGGCATCCACGATCCGGGTGGCGTCGGATTCGTACTGCGCCAGGGTTTTCGCCTGGTGGGGCACGTCGGCGTAGCGAGTTTCCAGCCAGTTGGGACGGTCCACGTCGCGGGCCATCTCGAGTAGGCCATCCCGCCGAGCCCCGGTGACCTGGTAGACCGCGAGCAGCGCGGACACCTCTTCTACCGAGGCGTTGCGCAGGCCGGTCTCGATCCGGCTCAGCGTGGACTGCGACCAGTCCAGTTTTTCTACCACCTCGATCATGGCGAGCTTGCATTCCTTGCGCGCGGCACGTAACCCCTCTGCAAGACCGCGTGCCTGCGGCTTGGGCTTCTGTTTCGGCATTGGATCACCCCATTCCGTGACAGATCTTGCCAGGAGATAGGCTCAAGTTGATAGTCTATTCTGCAAGACTTCACTCAATCCAGGGAACTAGCCATGCGATACGGATACTTTGCTTTTGATCACCGGAAGACGTCGGTGAACGATGTGGACTTCGCGCAGATCGGGTTCGTCGAGGTCAACCACGCGCTCGGCGGGCATCAGCGGTTCGCCGAGGGACTGCGGCCGTGGGCCATCGACCTGCTGCGCACCGGGCGGCACGAGGCCGGGCTGTTCACCTTCCTGTACGCCGCGACCGACGCGCGGGGTACTCCCGGCGAGAGCATCGCCGAGCTGGAGATCGCCTGGAACGGCGCCGGGGAGATCCCGGCAACGGGGCAGGACGCGTTGCCGGCGAGGTAGTCCTGCCCCGTCGAGGGATCAGAACACGAAGCCGCCGGAGCCTGCCCAGTCCAGGGCGAAGCTGGGTACCACGCCGAGCAGCAGGGTGACGACCACGCCGAGGGTGATGGCCGCGGTGGTGAACGCGCCGGGCACGCTGACCGTCGGGCCGTCCGGGGCGGGTTCGGAGAAGAACATCAGCACCACCACCCGCAGGTAGAAGAACGCGGCAATGGCGCTGGCCACCAGGGCGATGACCACCAGCGGGGCCATCCCGTCCGAGAGCGCCGCCTCGAACACCACGAACTTCCCGACGAACCCACTGGTCAGCGGGATGCCAGCGAGTGCGAGCAACAGGAAGGTGAACGTCCAGGCCAGCAGCGGTGACCGCTTGGCCAGCCCGGCCCATGCGGAAAGGTGCGTGGCCTCCCCGCCGGCGTCGCGCACCAGGCTGATCACCCCGAAGGTGGCGATCGTGGTGAAGCCGTACGCCAGCAGGTAGAACATCGTGCCGGACAGGCCTTCCTCGGTCAGCGCGATCGAGCCGACCAGCAGGAATCCGGCGTGTGCGATGGAGGAGTAGGCGACCATCCGCTTCACGTCGGTCTGGGTGAGCCCGAGGATGGCGCCGATCAGCATCGAGACGATCGCCACGCCCCACAGCACGCCGCGCCACTCCCAGCTGGTCGACTCGAAGCCGACGGTGAGCACGCG
Proteins encoded in this region:
- a CDS encoding polyprenyl synthetase family protein, with translation MSLPDGALEELRAAVGLRIADPALLSDLAGGLNEVETVLRQVVRSDVQAVAEAASHLVEAGGKRFRPLFTLLASQFGETGRDAVVTAAAAVELVHLATLYHDDVMDEATMRRGAESVNARWDNTIAILTGDFLFANASRLVADLGTDAARIIAETFSELVTGQMRETVGPVGAEDPVEHYLSVIGQKTGSLIATAGRFGGMLSGARPEYVEALCRYGQLVGTAFQISDDVIDIASPSAELGKSQGTDLREGVRTLPMLYALADGDTEPRLAELLGEPLTEDALVEEALGLLRSSSGLERARVTLSDYARRARAELEALPASPARDACESVADYLVARIR
- a CDS encoding helix-turn-helix domain-containing protein, whose amino-acid sequence is MPKQKPKPQARGLAEGLRAARKECKLAMIEVVEKLDWSQSTLSRIETGLRNASVEEVSALLAVYQVTGARRDGLLEMARDVDRPNWLETRYADVPHQAKTLAQYESDATRIVDAASILVPGLLQTPSYVRSLMHSGGVAPADIQARVDLRAERQKVLDRRKPPSLVAFVDEAALRRRIGGSRVMADQLRHLVTMAERATVELRVIPFDVGGHSGVNGAYVLLEFYDARPVVHLEHRRSGLFLHQKADVDPYVEATASLNAVALDPMQSVRMVESIAESYD
- a CDS encoding ESX secretion-associated protein EspG; amino-acid sequence: MAVRHLLELSLDTVLTAMARAGCGRPHVVFAGGAHYISPEAKGEVEAEALDELDALGVIRGTELTEDFADTLHLLDRPDTEYYAFLRTGDVQYTALVAARGRAAVVAAHRDGRVWLAPAEDNDLTTTLAAQLPEFPPADFTPFSVRQEEFTRLEHADAYERSRDASTMAALLEPPHYGLGYLHVARHAGGKREEAESTLSYLDAEAGRIGIELSGPPGNRYLNLFPGDAGRLAGKVASVRARLY
- a CDS encoding PPE domain-containing protein, translating into MAGKLSAAEIYRQINGGPGPEALSVAQQSAAELKVRLQDRRDQVADLGLEVQEGWKGEAGSAAANAAAPLADASQQDSARVGVADNAVANQIESFRRAQNSVVPVSDKPPEMTATGLFDSMSIGDMGRYAAEVGQWQAESEANVQAFTAYHQASTSNGQTMPSAFAPLTDAGAPISMADGSGGAKDAGGPGGSKVTPPPVVGGSVGASGGRPGVESGGGGGYRPPPGPEGTGGTGDRSGSTPGPQRVPAAQYTGPGTDSTTTSSWNPSSTSETTPRQGGQQFGPGGRPFGGTSTGTGPGGGGSGFGPIGTGSGGGSGFGPGTGGHRGGGGVGSGPGGAGRTGGGPGAGRFSGALPGEGGAARGGTGVPGSTGTTGRAGAAGMPMGAGAGRGQGGEDKERQRPDYLKDPDPDDTFGGFDGKTTPPVIGETRKDHN
- a CDS encoding DUF397 domain-containing protein encodes the protein MRDLIGVTWRKSSYSGTESNCVELAVTADRTAIRDSKAPEAGTLLLTSRASAALLSALRRA
- a CDS encoding DUF3558 domain-containing protein, which encodes MRRATSLLVTLTLGAILASCSDQGAGTPTIAPTATSQVSSGTSATTGAPANGAPKVEVPLDISRFQQAPCEVLTSEQVTMIFNAEVSPTSDVNGPSGPACSWSAGLPTRASVSVIFPKVYEGLGAIYGNKNNSAYFQPLDPIQGYPVVASNKLVDDRNAGACRLNVGTSDTTTANVNIQLSEDKVGKKDPCQAAHDIATMVISTIKGAQ